The Lysobacter gummosus genome includes a region encoding these proteins:
- a CDS encoding acyltransferase family protein, producing MVDIHQVWPYFVMMLATFAFAWLPLFRRADLIGPQLDKRTDTLDGLRGFLAMSVFATHVIVHYDYLLTGVWKPSSAQFYNTAGVVSVCVFFMLTGFLFWNKLLKADGRPGWKDLYIGRVFRLGPMYVVAVLVMIGVVAYRTGFQWRVPPLQAIASALAWLALGIVPPPPTINGYTGTGTILAGVTWTLFFEWLFYFSLPLLAFFVRRRRHLMFTASVVVLCLLTILAATWGGGFEPGVKPRPILLLAVLAELILMLASGMFVASLLHAGFGARLQLHKPQWAAVALACIVLVFAAMLSTRSIGMLQLLALCPLTGAFFFIVCSGNRLFGVLSLAPARRLSNMSYSIYLSQGLAMVAVFAIPDVKAYALSGTVPFWIVNIGCGLVLCLSALATYLYVEEPGIRMGKRIVQRLGSKRAPLGAVPSPT from the coding sequence ATGGTCGATATCCATCAGGTCTGGCCGTACTTCGTCATGATGCTGGCGACCTTCGCCTTCGCCTGGCTGCCGCTGTTCCGGCGCGCGGACCTGATCGGACCGCAACTGGACAAGCGCACCGACACCCTGGACGGCCTGCGCGGCTTCCTGGCGATGAGCGTGTTCGCCACGCACGTGATCGTCCACTACGACTACCTGCTCACCGGGGTGTGGAAGCCGTCCTCGGCGCAGTTCTACAACACCGCCGGGGTGGTGTCGGTCTGCGTGTTCTTCATGCTCACCGGCTTCCTGTTCTGGAACAAACTGCTCAAGGCCGACGGCCGTCCGGGCTGGAAGGATCTGTATATCGGCCGCGTGTTCCGCCTGGGGCCGATGTACGTGGTCGCGGTGCTGGTGATGATCGGCGTGGTCGCGTACCGCACCGGATTTCAATGGCGGGTGCCGCCGCTGCAGGCCATCGCCTCGGCGCTGGCGTGGCTGGCGCTGGGCATCGTTCCGCCGCCGCCGACCATCAACGGTTACACCGGCACCGGCACGATTCTCGCCGGCGTGACCTGGACCTTGTTCTTCGAATGGCTGTTCTATTTCTCGCTGCCGCTGCTGGCGTTCTTCGTGCGCCGCCGTCGCCATCTGATGTTCACCGCCAGCGTCGTCGTGCTGTGTCTGCTGACCATCCTCGCCGCGACCTGGGGCGGCGGCTTCGAACCCGGAGTCAAGCCGCGCCCGATCCTGCTGCTGGCGGTATTGGCCGAACTGATCCTGATGCTGGCTTCGGGCATGTTCGTCGCCTCGCTGCTGCACGCTGGGTTCGGCGCCAGGCTGCAGCTGCACAAACCGCAGTGGGCCGCGGTCGCGCTGGCGTGCATCGTGCTGGTGTTCGCGGCGATGCTGAGCACGCGCAGCATCGGCATGCTGCAGTTGTTGGCGCTGTGCCCGCTGACCGGCGCGTTCTTCTTCATCGTGTGCTCGGGCAATCGCCTGTTCGGCGTGCTGTCGCTGGCGCCGGCGCGGCGGCTGAGCAATATGAGCTACAGCATCTACCTGTCGCAGGGATTGGCGATGGTGGCGGTGTTCGCGATCCCCGACGTCAAGGCGTATGCGCTCAGCGGCACGGTACCGTTCTGGATCGTCAACATCGGCTGCGGCCTGGTGCTGTGCCTGAGCGCATTGGCGACGTATCTGTACGTCGAGGAGCCCGGCATCCGCATGGGCAAGCGGATCGTCCAGCGCCTGGGCAGCAAGCGCGCGCCGCTGGGCGCGGTGCCGTCGCCGACCTGA
- a CDS encoding alpha/beta fold hydrolase has translation MNDFDTSAQSTPSRPPDALPTFKNDAARDRYLAAYDAAVRDWPIACEELDIPSRWGSTHVIVSGPVDAPPLVLLPSFAGTATAWRLNVAGLSAHYRTYAIDVIAQPGKGWSHRRLRDRREYADWLGEVLDGLGLSRVSIVGCSFGGFLALNQASLTPQRVERVVMISPVGSFASQLWKLTYSARIKRPLVKLWRRLSGSKRAPGMTDLGVRPPRDTLWAALMATTMMPAFSAVGVINPAVLSRRELRAIRAPALLLIGDAERLYEPAAMARLARKRMPALETAVVADADHVAAMAQPDEVNARILRFLQPRD, from the coding sequence ATGAACGACTTCGACACCTCCGCTCAAAGCACGCCCTCGCGTCCGCCGGACGCCTTGCCCACGTTCAAGAACGACGCTGCGCGCGACCGCTATCTGGCCGCTTACGACGCGGCCGTGCGCGACTGGCCGATCGCCTGCGAAGAACTCGATATCCCAAGCCGTTGGGGATCGACCCACGTCATCGTCAGCGGCCCGGTCGACGCGCCGCCGCTGGTGTTGCTGCCCAGTTTCGCCGGCACCGCCACCGCCTGGCGCCTCAATGTCGCCGGGCTGAGCGCGCACTACCGCACTTACGCGATCGATGTGATCGCGCAGCCGGGCAAGGGCTGGTCGCATCGGCGTTTGCGCGATCGCCGCGAGTACGCCGACTGGCTCGGCGAAGTGCTCGATGGCCTGGGCCTGTCGCGCGTATCGATCGTCGGCTGTTCGTTCGGCGGTTTCCTCGCCTTGAATCAAGCCTCGCTGACGCCGCAGCGGGTCGAGCGCGTGGTGATGATCAGCCCGGTCGGCAGCTTCGCTTCGCAATTGTGGAAGCTCACTTACTCGGCGCGGATCAAGCGGCCGCTGGTCAAACTCTGGCGCCGCCTGAGCGGCAGCAAGCGCGCGCCGGGCATGACCGACCTGGGCGTGCGGCCGCCGCGCGACACGCTATGGGCCGCGCTGATGGCGACGACGATGATGCCGGCGTTCTCCGCGGTCGGCGTCATCAACCCGGCGGTGCTGAGCCGGCGCGAACTGCGCGCGATCCGCGCGCCGGCCTTGTTGCTGATCGGCGACGCGGAGCGGCTGTACGAACCGGCGGCGATGGCGCGATTGGCACGCAAGCGCATGCCCGCGCTGGAAACGGCGGTCGTGGCCGATGCCGATCACGTCGCGGCGATGGCGCAGCCCGATGAGGTCAACGCGCGGATCCTGCGGTTCCTGCAACCGCGCGATTGA